A DNA window from Amycolatopsis sp. DSM 110486 contains the following coding sequences:
- a CDS encoding beta-galactosidase family protein: MNAVSRRSFLGGVAGLAAASTVFAGPADAAGRGGLTVSGEQFLLDGKPFQIISGAVHYFRIHPDQWRDRLERLRALGLNTVETYVAWNFHQPKPGPPDFSGRHDLPKFIRTAGEVGLRVIVRPSPYICAEWEFGGLPAWLLADRDLELRCADPKYLKAVDAWYDHLVPRLAALEAHRGGPVIAVQIENEYGSYGNDTSYLAHLRDSLRSRGCTSLLFAADGASDFFMRFGSLPGTLEVGTGDGNPVPSLEALKKFQPGKPVMMAEFWDGWFDHWGEQHNTRDPQQMAGYIDTVLASGASVNLYMACGGTNFGFTSGANTSGTTYQPTVTSYDYDSPVGEAGDLGAKFTALREVIGKYTKLPDGPIPGRSPRLAPQTVKPDATASLLESLPALSKVVRSPQPLPMEKLGQATGLIHYRTKVQGPHNGTLSIHGLADRALVFAGGKQVGVLDRNTPDATVDLVFEEAENQLDILVDTMGRINYGPYLADRKGIDGWVAMNTQQKLFGWEIRPLPLDDLSTVHFTPGAPGVGPAFHRAAVTIGAPADGFVALPGWEKGIVWLNGFNLGRYWSRGPQRTLYAPAPLWRRGRNELVVLELHQPGETLEIRAEADLG, from the coding sequence GTGAATGCAGTGAGCAGGAGGAGTTTCCTCGGCGGGGTCGCCGGGCTGGCCGCGGCGAGCACGGTGTTCGCCGGGCCCGCCGACGCGGCGGGTCGTGGGGGACTGACCGTGTCCGGTGAGCAGTTCCTGTTGGACGGCAAGCCGTTCCAGATCATCTCGGGTGCCGTGCACTATTTCCGCATCCACCCCGACCAGTGGCGCGACCGACTGGAGCGGTTGCGGGCGCTCGGCCTGAACACGGTCGAGACGTACGTGGCGTGGAACTTCCACCAGCCGAAGCCGGGCCCGCCGGACTTCAGCGGCCGCCATGACCTGCCGAAGTTCATCCGCACCGCCGGCGAGGTGGGGCTGCGGGTGATCGTGCGGCCGAGCCCGTACATCTGCGCGGAGTGGGAGTTCGGCGGCCTGCCCGCGTGGCTGCTCGCCGACCGCGACCTCGAACTGCGGTGCGCCGATCCGAAGTACCTCAAGGCCGTGGACGCCTGGTACGACCACCTCGTGCCGCGCCTGGCCGCGCTGGAGGCGCACCGCGGCGGGCCGGTGATCGCCGTGCAGATCGAGAACGAATACGGCAGTTACGGCAACGACACCTCGTACCTGGCGCACCTGCGCGACAGCCTGCGTTCGCGGGGGTGCACGAGCCTGCTGTTCGCGGCCGACGGCGCGTCCGACTTCTTCATGCGCTTCGGCTCGCTGCCGGGCACGCTCGAAGTCGGCACGGGCGACGGCAATCCGGTGCCGAGTCTCGAAGCACTGAAGAAGTTCCAGCCCGGCAAGCCGGTGATGATGGCGGAGTTCTGGGACGGCTGGTTCGACCACTGGGGCGAGCAGCACAACACGCGCGACCCCCAGCAGATGGCGGGCTACATCGACACGGTGCTCGCCTCCGGCGCGTCGGTGAACCTGTACATGGCTTGCGGCGGCACGAACTTCGGCTTCACGAGCGGGGCCAACACCTCCGGCACGACCTACCAGCCCACCGTCACGAGCTACGACTACGACTCGCCGGTGGGGGAGGCGGGCGACCTCGGCGCGAAGTTCACGGCGCTGCGGGAGGTGATCGGCAAGTACACGAAGCTGCCCGACGGGCCGATCCCCGGCCGTTCACCGCGGCTGGCGCCGCAGACGGTGAAGCCGGACGCGACGGCGTCGCTGCTGGAGTCGCTGCCCGCGTTGTCGAAGGTGGTTCGCTCGCCGCAGCCGTTGCCGATGGAGAAGCTCGGCCAGGCCACGGGGCTCATCCACTACCGGACGAAGGTGCAGGGCCCGCACAACGGCACCCTGAGCATCCACGGCCTCGCCGACCGCGCGCTGGTCTTCGCCGGTGGAAAGCAGGTCGGCGTCCTCGACCGCAACACCCCCGACGCCACGGTGGACCTCGTGTTCGAGGAGGCGGAGAACCAGCTCGACATCCTCGTGGACACGATGGGCCGGATCAACTACGGCCCCTACCTCGCCGACCGCAAGGGCATCGACGGGTGGGTCGCCATGAACACCCAGCAGAAGCTCTTCGGCTGGGAGATCCGGCCGTTGCCGCTCGACGATCTGTCCACAGTGCACTTCACACCGGGTGCCCCGGGCGTCGGTCCGGCCTTTCACCGGGCCGCGGTGACGATCGGGGCGCCCGCCGACGGGTTCGTCGCGCTGCCGGGCTGGGAGAAGGGCATCGTCTGGCTCAACGGCTTCAACCTGGGCCGCTACTGGAGCCGCGGTCCACAACGGACTCTCTACGCCCCGGCGCCGCTCTGGCGGCGGGGGCGCAACGAGCTCGTCGTGCTGGAGCTGCACCAGCCGGGGGAGACGCTCGAGATCCGCGCGGAGGCCGACTTGGGGTGA
- a CDS encoding carboxymuconolactone decarboxylase family protein — translation MDARLNLFENAVAGKFMKYLNAANKPISDSGLPAATQELVKLRASQINGCGFCTDMHYKEAVAAGEEPTRLNLVAAWREATVFTDAERAALELAEEGTRIADAAGGVSDEVWQQAAKHYDEDQLTGLTMLIALINTYNRMNVITQQPAGHYEVGMFG, via the coding sequence GTGGACGCACGACTCAACCTCTTCGAGAACGCGGTCGCCGGCAAGTTCATGAAGTACCTCAACGCGGCGAACAAGCCGATCTCGGACTCGGGCCTTCCCGCTGCGACGCAGGAGCTCGTGAAGCTGCGCGCCAGCCAGATCAACGGCTGCGGCTTCTGCACCGACATGCACTACAAGGAAGCCGTGGCCGCGGGCGAAGAGCCCACTCGCCTCAACCTCGTCGCGGCCTGGCGCGAAGCCACGGTCTTCACCGACGCCGAGCGCGCGGCCCTCGAGCTGGCCGAAGAGGGCACCCGCATCGCCGACGCCGCGGGAGGTGTCAGCGACGAGGTCTGGCAGCAGGCCGCGAAGCACTACGACGAGGACCAGCTCACCGGCCTCACCATGCTCATCGCGCTCATCAACACCTACAACCGCATGAACGTGATCACCCAGCAGCCGGCGGGCCACTACGAGGTGGGCATGTTCGGCTGA